A stretch of Kyrpidia spormannii DNA encodes these proteins:
- the rpsU gene encoding 30S ribosomal protein S21 — MSEIRVRKNESLDSALRRFKRATAKDGILAEVKKRKHYEKPSVARKKKSEAARKKRRKY, encoded by the coding sequence GTGTCGGAGATTCGGGTTCGGAAGAACGAGTCCCTCGATAGCGCGTTGCGCCGCTTCAAACGAGCGACGGCCAAAGATGGTATTCTGGCCGAGGTCAAGAAGCGCAAACACTACGAGAAGCCGAGCGTGGCCCGGAAGAAAAAGTCGGAGGCGGCCCGGAAGAAACGCCGCAAGTACTGA
- a CDS encoding GatB/YqeY domain-containing protein, producing the protein MNVQDRLTDDMKRAMKEKDKIRLSVIRMVRTALKNEEIERQRPLTEEETIQVLQRERKQRRESLQAAQQAGRTDLEAQAQREIAILEEYLPTPLSEEELRGLVEETIAEVGAKGKADLGRVMAALMPKVKGRADGKAVNALVQESLRS; encoded by the coding sequence TTGAACGTGCAAGACCGGCTCACAGACGATATGAAACGGGCGATGAAGGAAAAGGATAAGATTCGCTTGTCTGTGATTCGCATGGTGCGTACGGCCTTGAAGAACGAGGAGATCGAACGGCAGCGCCCGTTAACTGAGGAAGAGACGATCCAAGTGTTGCAGCGCGAGCGAAAGCAGCGGCGCGAATCCCTCCAGGCCGCGCAACAGGCGGGGCGTACCGATTTAGAGGCACAGGCGCAGCGAGAGATCGCCATCCTCGAAGAGTATCTCCCCACTCCTTTGTCAGAAGAGGAACTTCGCGGACTTGTCGAGGAAACCATCGCAGAAGTTGGGGCGAAGGGGAAGGCGGATTTGGGCCGGGTGATGGCCGCACTGATGCCAAAAGTCAAGGGCCGCGCCGACGGGAAAGCGGTCAATGCTTTGGTCCAGGAATCGCTTAGATCGTGA
- a CDS encoding lipoate--protein ligase family protein produces MKQVEWDDTLWSRWPTWRLVVEEQPGTIEEKVARDQAVGRKVAAGGPPTFRLWVNDPCLVVSRRDIVQGLRRGGDPPREVDGLPIRVRSSGGTAVPHGPGALQFSLVIPRVDRVGIEEVYRALCRPVQGVLSQRGWRAEFGHVAGAFCDGAHNLVVNGRKIAGTSQSWKGGLAVPGSRNRGYILAHGTLWVRVDPEQAADWLNDFYERTTGERPIRARSSTSLHLLPGGEGLDVRQVIAETANLLESTMGPQVKLERVRALTDEEISWGREGASETDPRRLAYGMDRP; encoded by the coding sequence GTGAAACAGGTGGAATGGGACGACACCTTGTGGAGCCGGTGGCCGACGTGGCGGCTTGTGGTGGAGGAGCAGCCGGGGACTATCGAGGAAAAAGTTGCCCGAGACCAGGCGGTGGGCCGGAAGGTCGCGGCGGGGGGGCCGCCCACTTTCCGACTCTGGGTCAACGACCCGTGCCTCGTGGTCAGCCGCCGGGATATTGTACAAGGATTGCGGCGGGGGGGTGATCCGCCCCGGGAAGTGGACGGCCTGCCGATACGGGTTCGGTCCAGCGGGGGCACGGCGGTGCCCCACGGGCCCGGCGCCCTGCAGTTTTCCCTGGTGATTCCCCGGGTGGATCGCGTGGGGATAGAGGAAGTGTATCGGGCGTTGTGCCGCCCGGTGCAGGGGGTACTAAGTCAACGGGGGTGGCGAGCCGAGTTTGGGCACGTGGCGGGTGCATTTTGCGACGGTGCCCATAATTTGGTGGTGAACGGGCGGAAAATCGCCGGGACGTCTCAAAGCTGGAAGGGTGGGTTGGCGGTTCCGGGCTCCCGCAACCGGGGGTACATCCTGGCTCACGGGACCTTGTGGGTGCGCGTGGATCCGGAGCAAGCGGCGGATTGGTTGAACGATTTTTACGAGCGGACCACCGGGGAGCGCCCGATTCGGGCCCGGTCTTCCACGTCCTTGCACCTGTTGCCAGGCGGGGAGGGCCTGGATGTCAGGCAGGTGATCGCTGAAACGGCGAATCTCTTGGAGAGTACCATGGGTCCACAGGTGAAGCTGGAGAGGGTCCGCGCTCTCACCGACGAAGAAATCTCCTGGGGGAGAGAAGGGGCTTCGGAGACCGACCCGAGACGATTGGCTTACGGGATGGATCGGCCGTAA
- a CDS encoding NfeD family protein gives MDWQGWVSLILLGAGIVLLALEMAIVSFGILGTLGVLAVGASVVMALAGARYGLASLGIGALLAVAVVIALLRYYGKRGLWNRIVLGDRQESREGYVPTRDLSYLLGKTGTAVTPLRPAGIAEFGEERVDVVTEGEFIERGEEVQVAEVEGPRVVVRRVPAFRTGSFVDHHF, from the coding sequence ATGGACTGGCAGGGATGGGTCAGTTTGATTCTACTCGGTGCCGGCATTGTACTGCTCGCCTTGGAAATGGCCATTGTCAGTTTCGGCATCCTGGGCACCCTGGGGGTGTTGGCCGTGGGGGCTTCGGTGGTCATGGCCCTGGCCGGCGCCCGCTACGGTCTCGCGTCCCTGGGAATCGGGGCGCTCTTGGCCGTTGCTGTTGTCATCGCGCTTTTACGCTATTATGGCAAACGGGGGTTGTGGAACCGGATCGTTTTGGGAGACCGTCAGGAGAGCCGGGAGGGATATGTGCCCACCCGGGATCTCAGTTATCTTCTCGGGAAAACCGGCACGGCGGTGACGCCCCTTCGACCTGCGGGAATCGCGGAATTTGGCGAGGAGCGCGTGGATGTGGTGACAGAAGGCGAGTTTATCGAGCGGGGAGAGGAAGTTCAGGTGGCAGAGGTGGAAGGGCCCAGAGTCGTGGTGAGGCGCGTCCCGGCTTTTCGAACGGGATCGTTTGTAGACCACCATTTTTAA
- the floA gene encoding flotillin-like protein FloA (flotillin-like protein involved in membrane lipid rafts): protein MNAAWIGLALIVLVIIAFFAVLFTFVPVMLWISAWAAGVRVGIFTLVGMRLRRVIPSRIVNPLIKATKAGLNLTTNQLESHYLAGGNVDRVVNALIAAERANIALGFARAAAIDLAGRDVLQAVQMSVNPRVIETPIVSAVAKDGIELKVKARVTVRANIDRLVGGAGEETILARVGEGIVTTIGSATSHKDVLENPDKISRTVLDKGLDAGTAFEILSIDIADVDIGKNVGAQLQTDQAEADKQIAQAKAEERRAMAVAREQEMRAYVEEMRAKVVEAESEVPRAMAEALREGKLGVMDYMQMQNIVADTRMRESIAKSPPRDLPGPLSGGETK from the coding sequence ATGAACGCCGCGTGGATCGGTCTCGCGCTGATCGTACTCGTCATCATCGCCTTTTTTGCAGTCCTGTTTACCTTTGTGCCGGTGATGTTGTGGATTTCCGCATGGGCCGCCGGGGTCAGGGTGGGGATCTTTACGCTGGTCGGCATGCGGTTGCGCCGGGTCATTCCTTCTCGCATCGTGAATCCCTTGATCAAGGCGACAAAGGCCGGACTGAATCTTACGACGAATCAACTCGAAAGCCATTATCTCGCCGGCGGTAACGTGGACCGGGTGGTCAACGCCCTCATTGCGGCAGAGCGGGCCAACATCGCCCTCGGGTTTGCCCGGGCGGCGGCCATCGACCTGGCTGGACGGGATGTGCTCCAGGCCGTCCAAATGAGCGTCAACCCCCGGGTGATCGAAACGCCCATCGTGTCGGCGGTGGCCAAAGACGGCATTGAACTGAAAGTAAAAGCCCGGGTGACCGTGCGGGCCAACATAGACCGGTTGGTGGGCGGCGCCGGGGAGGAGACGATTCTCGCCCGGGTGGGGGAAGGGATTGTGACGACCATCGGTTCCGCCACTTCCCATAAGGACGTGCTGGAGAATCCGGACAAGATTTCGCGCACGGTGCTGGACAAAGGATTAGATGCCGGTACGGCGTTTGAGATTCTCTCCATCGACATCGCCGATGTCGACATCGGGAAAAATGTCGGCGCCCAGCTGCAAACGGACCAGGCGGAAGCGGATAAGCAGATTGCCCAGGCCAAGGCCGAGGAGCGCCGGGCGATGGCGGTGGCCCGGGAGCAGGAGATGCGGGCGTACGTTGAGGAGATGCGGGCGAAGGTGGTGGAGGCCGAATCCGAGGTGCCCCGGGCCATGGCCGAGGCGTTGCGGGAGGGCAAGCTCGGGGTCATGGATTACATGCAGATGCAGAACATCGTGGCAGATACTCGGATGCGGGAATCCATTGCGAAATCTCCACCGCGTGATCTCCCGGGGCCCTTGTCGGGAGGGGAAACGAAGTGA
- a CDS encoding YabP/YqfC family sporulation protein produces MGARGRFWKSWATEKLQLPEDVIWDHPRVDWVPGGLLRLDNHGRIVSFREDALVVEFGDAELQVAGANLVLVRLSPDHCVIQGHVTDLSYRARKGREG; encoded by the coding sequence GTGGGCGCGCGGGGGCGTTTCTGGAAATCCTGGGCAACCGAAAAATTGCAGCTGCCAGAGGATGTGATTTGGGACCATCCTCGGGTGGATTGGGTCCCCGGCGGCCTGTTGCGGCTGGACAACCACGGCCGCATTGTTTCTTTCCGGGAGGACGCCCTGGTGGTGGAGTTCGGCGATGCCGAACTGCAGGTTGCCGGAGCGAATCTGGTGCTGGTTCGCCTCTCGCCGGATCACTGCGTGATTCAAGGGCACGTGACCGACCTTTCGTACCGGGCGCGAAAGGGGCGAGAGGGATGA
- a CDS encoding sporulation protein YqfD: protein MNIHGLSWFELELWGLTDARELDRAVREGARLEEVHWVDKDRLRLRTDWQGIRIIRQVYRGQRVGMRVSRYGGWLPWRRFVRRRPFWIAGFGMFVAGLYVLSSLIWTVQVTGTDRVEPEEVLAKAREIGLVPGAWRPSRMEIDRLQGQLLDLLPDAGWVGLHLSGTRVTIEVMERIKPKKDEVQPQGPQAVVAGKPGVVESVLARRGISLVQRGQAVAPGTVVISGQMPDGTLVAAEGKVNAHVWYTSDIVVPLQGRQLGFTGEKVRRTYITLGSWAIPVWGAAHIPFASYEERSVDEPLKVAGRTWPLGLRKVDYLEAAGHSWMIAQQEAVQRGLAAVRADLLARAKPGARVQEQKILHQEWKNGNLYMTVWTDVVEDIGVARPMAAPTPGSPEPISPN from the coding sequence ATGAATATACACGGGCTGTCGTGGTTTGAGTTGGAGCTTTGGGGCTTGACCGATGCCCGGGAGTTGGACCGGGCGGTCCGGGAGGGGGCGCGGCTGGAAGAGGTACACTGGGTTGACAAGGATCGCTTGCGCCTTCGCACCGATTGGCAGGGCATTCGGATTATCCGGCAGGTATACCGCGGACAGCGGGTCGGGATGCGGGTGAGCCGCTACGGAGGCTGGTTGCCGTGGCGGAGATTTGTCCGCCGGCGCCCGTTCTGGATTGCCGGATTCGGGATGTTCGTGGCCGGCCTCTACGTGCTCAGCTCGTTGATTTGGACGGTACAGGTCACGGGAACGGATCGGGTGGAACCGGAAGAGGTGTTGGCGAAAGCCCGGGAGATAGGACTCGTCCCCGGGGCGTGGAGGCCCTCCCGGATGGAAATCGACCGCTTGCAAGGCCAGTTACTCGATTTGTTACCCGATGCGGGATGGGTGGGGTTACACCTGTCCGGTACCCGGGTGACCATCGAGGTGATGGAGCGGATCAAACCGAAGAAAGACGAGGTTCAGCCCCAGGGGCCTCAAGCAGTGGTGGCGGGAAAACCCGGGGTGGTGGAGTCGGTCCTCGCCCGGCGGGGAATTTCTCTCGTGCAGCGGGGGCAGGCGGTGGCCCCGGGGACGGTGGTCATCTCCGGCCAAATGCCTGACGGAACCCTTGTGGCGGCCGAGGGCAAGGTCAATGCCCACGTTTGGTACACCTCGGACATCGTCGTCCCGCTCCAAGGCCGGCAGTTGGGCTTTACCGGGGAAAAGGTGAGGCGCACGTACATCACCCTGGGATCCTGGGCCATTCCGGTGTGGGGGGCCGCTCACATTCCTTTTGCGTCCTATGAAGAACGATCGGTGGATGAACCGCTGAAGGTGGCGGGGCGGACCTGGCCCCTGGGGCTGCGCAAGGTCGACTATCTGGAGGCCGCCGGCCACAGTTGGATGATTGCCCAGCAGGAGGCGGTACAGCGGGGGCTGGCCGCGGTGCGGGCGGACCTTTTGGCCCGGGCAAAACCGGGCGCCCGGGTGCAGGAACAAAAGATTTTGCACCAGGAGTGGAAGAATGGTAATCTATATATGACTGTTTGGACAGATGTGGTCGAAGATATCGGGGTGGCCCGGCCGATGGCCGCCCCGACGCCGGGGTCGCCGGAGCCGATTTCGCCGAATTAG
- a CDS encoding PhoH family protein yields MTKQSALRKISLQDNREAALLFGVHDAHLRRIEEQFPAKIVARGGDIVISGDARDVQTLERLFSVLLQLVRKGHILTEPDVGYAIEMAREGRPESLLDLYGEALGVSAKGKSILAKTFGQRAYIEAIRKRDIVFAIGPAGTGKTYLAVVMAVQALRRGDVQRIVLTRPAVEAGENLGFLPGDLQDKVDPYLRPLYDALYDVFGADQVHKALERGMIEIAPLAYMRGRTLEESFVILDEAQNATGEQMKMFLTRLGLGSKMVITGDVTQIDLPRGKRSGLKEAAEILRGIGEIAFVYLTGTDVVRHPLVQKIISAYQAAEDRRDSRSPSGEAAPLGTRGD; encoded by the coding sequence TTGACCAAACAAAGCGCCTTGCGGAAGATCAGCCTACAGGATAACCGTGAAGCGGCGTTATTGTTCGGAGTTCACGATGCGCATCTTCGCCGCATCGAGGAACAATTTCCGGCCAAGATCGTGGCGCGCGGCGGGGATATTGTCATCAGCGGGGACGCCCGGGATGTACAAACCTTGGAGCGCCTCTTTTCCGTTTTGTTGCAACTGGTGCGCAAAGGCCATATTCTGACCGAGCCCGACGTGGGTTACGCCATCGAGATGGCCCGGGAGGGCCGGCCGGAGTCGTTGTTGGATTTGTACGGGGAAGCGCTCGGGGTCAGCGCAAAGGGGAAGTCCATCCTGGCGAAAACATTTGGGCAGCGCGCTTATATTGAGGCGATTCGCAAGCGGGATATCGTGTTTGCCATCGGCCCGGCGGGGACGGGAAAAACGTACCTGGCCGTGGTGATGGCGGTGCAGGCGTTGCGCCGGGGGGATGTCCAGCGGATCGTGCTGACCCGGCCGGCGGTGGAGGCGGGGGAAAACCTCGGGTTTTTGCCGGGGGATCTTCAGGACAAGGTCGACCCGTATCTTCGCCCGCTTTACGATGCCCTGTACGACGTATTCGGTGCTGATCAGGTTCATAAGGCGCTGGAGCGAGGCATGATCGAGATCGCTCCCCTTGCCTATATGAGGGGCCGCACGTTGGAAGAGTCTTTCGTGATCTTGGACGAAGCGCAAAACGCCACCGGAGAGCAGATGAAGATGTTCTTAACCCGGCTGGGACTGGGGTCGAAGATGGTCATTACCGGGGATGTCACCCAGATTGATCTGCCCCGGGGCAAGCGCTCGGGGTTGAAGGAGGCGGCGGAGATTCTCAGGGGAATCGGGGAGATCGCGTTTGTGTATCTCACGGGGACAGACGTCGTCCGCCATCCCTTGGTGCAAAAGATCATTTCAGCCTATCAAGCGGCGGAGGACCGGAGGGATTCACGGAGCCCATCCGGCGAAGCTGCGCCGCTTGGGACACGGGGAGATTGA